CGACGACGTGGGGCTGGACCCGCTCGACGAACGTCGCGAGCGCTCCCTTCGTCATCGGCCGGCCGTCGACCTGCACGCGCTCACGGACGTCGTCGAAGTGCGGCGAGGTGTAGAGCCCGACCGTTAGGCCCGCCTCCCGAAGGATCGACTCGGTCATCTTCGCCGTGCTGCCCTTCCCGTTGGAGCCGGCGATCTGCACGTACTCGACGCCCTCCTGTGGATCGTCGAGAGCGGCCAGGAGATCGGCCGTCGACTCCGTGCCGGGTTTCGGCCGGAAGCGCCGCAGATCGAAGAGGAAGTTCGCGGCGTCGTGAAACTCCATACGGAAGGGTGAAACGGGGCGTGCTTAGGACTGTCGGAGAGCGCTATTCGAACGTTTCACCGGGTCGAACCGTCTCGCGCTCGACGACTTCCGAGCGCTCGGCATACGCCCGCGCGTTCTCGACGTAGTGGTCGGCGGCGAGGGCCGTCCGGTCGTCCTCGTCGAGTTCCTTCACCACGTCGGCGGGCGCGCCGGCGACCAGCGTCCGCGCGGGGACGACGGTCCCCTCGGTGACGGTGCTGTTGGCCGCGACGATCGCCCCCTCGCCGACGGTCGCGTCGTCGAGGACGATCGCGCCCATCCCGACGAGGCTCGCCCGCTCGGTGCGGGCCGCGTGGACGATCGCGTTGTGACCCACCGTCGTCCGGGGGCCGAGGTCCGTTCCCTCGTGGAGGGTGGCGTTGTCCTGGACGTTCGCGCCCTCCCGGAGGGTGATCCGCCCGTGGTCCCCGCGAAGAACCGCGCCGGGCCAGACGCTCGTTTCGGCGTCGAGTACCACGTCCCCGATGACGACCGCGCTCTCGTCGACGTACGCCGAATCGGCGATCTCCGGTGTCGTGCCGTCGAATGACCTGATCATGATCCGAGGTCGAAGGCCGGGCGAATAAACCTTCACGTGTCACGCCGACGCTAAACGACGTTATCGGGTTCGGACGCCTACGGAACGCGATGACACGCGAGGGAACGCGACGGACCAGACCGGAGACCGAAGCGAGTTACGGGATCCCCAGCGACGGGGAGGGGCTGCTCCCCTGGCAGTTCGTCGCCGAGGCGATGGAGGGCGACCGAAACTACTGGGTGTCGACGACGCTGCCCGACGGCCGCCCACACGCGCGGCCAGTCTGGGGGATCTGGCTCGACGGAACCGTTCATTGTGGCGGCGGCGAGCGCACGCGCTGGGCGCGGAACCTCGCTTCGAGTCCCGAACTCGCCGTCCACCGCGAGAGCGGCGAGGCGGTCGTCATCATCGAGGGAACGGCCGAGAGAATCGACGAAAAGAGCGCCGACCCGGAGTTGATCGAGCGCCTCGACGCGGCTTACGAGGCGAAATACGGGATCCGCCACGGGACGCCCTTCTGGGCGGTCCGACCACGGAAAATACTCGCCTGGAACGACTACCCGACCGACGCGACCCGCTGGACGTTCGGGTGAGTCGCGGTTTCGTCCCGGTGGAGAGGGCGGGCCTCAGTCGTGGCGGAACGCCCGGCTCCCGGTGAACACCATCGCCATGTCGTGTTCGTCGGCGGCCGCGATCACGTCCTCGTCGTTCACGGAACCGCCGGGCTGGATCACCGACTCGATGCCGGCCTCGCTGGCTTCCTCGATCCCGTCCGGGAACGGGAAAAAGGCGTCGGAGGCCATCACCGCTCCTTCCGAGTCCTTGCCCTCGGCGTGTTCGGCCGCCTTCATCGCCGCCAATCGGACGGCATCAACCCGACTGACCTGCCCCATGCCGACGCCCACGGTCTCGGTGCCCTTCGCGAAGAGGATCGCGTTCGACTTGACGTGCTTGATGGTGTGCCACGCAAAGAGCAGCGATTCGAACTCAGCACTATCGGGCTCGCGCTCGGTGACGACCTCCAGATCCTCGCGTGCGAGGTGCTGGTCGTCGGCTTCCTGGACGAGTCGCCCGCCCGCGAGGTGCTTCTCGCGCAGTCGGGGCTCGCGCTCCCCGAAGGGGCCGACGTCGAGGACGCGGAGGTTCTCCTTCTCCCGGAGGACCGAAAGCGCTCTTTCAGTATAGTCGGGCGCGACGACGACTTCCTTGAACGAGTCGGTGATCGCGTTTGCAGTACGCTCGTCGCAGGCGCGGTTCAGCGCGACGATCCCTCCAAAGGCGCTCATCGGGTCCGTCGAGAGCGCGTTCTCGTAGGCCTCGCTCACGGTGTCGGCGATGGCACATCCGGCGGGGTTGGTGTGCTTGATTACTGCGGCCGCCGGTTTCTCGAACTCCTTGATCAGACCGAGGGCCGCGTCGGCGTCGTTGTAGTTGTTATAGGAGAGGGCTTTCGCGCCCTCGTTCAGTTGCTCGGCGCCGACGACGGTCGCGGCCTCCTCCGTCTCGTCGGCGTACAGGGCGGCGTCCTGGTGGGGGTTCTCCCCGTAGCGAAGTTCGGTCGACCGGTCCTCGCCCGTAAGCCGCCGGGCCGGGAACCGCTCGTCCGAATCGGCCTCGACGCGAACCCCGTCGTCGTCGACATCGACGGTCCCCTCGGCGACCCAGCGCACCGCACGGGGATACGCGCGGAACTCCGCGTCGTGAAGGACGCGCTCCTTCAGGCTCGCCGCGTCGTCGTCCTCGTAGACCGGAACCGCCTCCTGGGTGACGATCGGCCCCGCATCGACCTCCTCGGTGGCGACGTGTACCGTACAGCCCGTGATCCGGGCGCCCGCTTCGAGGACCTGCTCGTGGGCGTCGGTCCCGGGAAACGACGGGAGCAGGCTCGGATGAACGTTCAGTGTCAGGGGCGCCCCATCCAGGAACTCCCCGGTCAGCACGCGCATGTAGCCGTCGAGACAGACGAGATCGAGGTCGTAGCCATCGAGGGCATCGAGGATTCGGCGTTCGTGCGATTCTCTGGACTCGCCCTCGTCGCGCTCGACGACCTCGGTCGGGATACCCCGATCGGCCGCCGTCTCCAGCACCGGCGCGTCGGCGTGGTTCGAAAGCACGACCGCGAGGTCGGCCCCGCCCGGCGCGCTATCGGCGATGTGCATGAGGTTCCGCCCGCGATTGCTCGCCAGCCCCGCAACCTGTGTCATACGTCGAGGGGCGACCGCGACTCGGAAAATCGTTGCGGTCCGAACGAATGGTGTGTGCACGTTCGCGCAATATAACCGGGCGAAAACGAGAGACGAGGGCGTTTTGTATGCACGGTAGTGGGATAACACCGATACGGTTTTGCGGCGGGCGTCGGTAGCCCGCCGTATGGACGAGGACCACCGTTCAGATCCCCTCTATGCCGTGTCGCCCCTCGACGGCCGGTACGCGACCCGGACGGCGCCACTGGCCCCGTACGCCAGCGAGGCCGCGCTCATGCGTGCCCGGGTGCGCGTCGAGATCGAATACCTGATCGCGCTCGCGGATCTCGACGCGACGCCGGTGGAGATCGATAGAGAGGGACGTAAGAGGCTACGGGAGAGCTACGAGGCGTTCGACCGCGAGGACGCCCGTCTGGTAAAGCGCATCGAGACGGAGGGCTACGGCGAGTACAGCGCGACCAACCACGACGTGAAAGCCGTCGAGTACTTCGTTCGCGAGCGGCTGCCCGAGGGAGTCGGAACGGAGTGGATCCACTTCGGGCTCACGAGTGAGGACGTGAACAACCTCGCCCACCGGCTGCTCCTCAAGCCCGCCGTACGGGACGTGCTGATGCCCGCGCTCCGCGAGGTCCGGGACGCCCTTGTCGAGCTCGCCCGCGAGAATCGGGCGGTTCCGATGCTCGCACGGACCCACGGTCAGCCCGCGACACCGACGACCTTCGGCAAGGAGATGGCCGTCTACGCCGCCCGTCTCGGGCGCGCGCTCGGACGGATCGAGCGGGCCAGCGAGGGGCTGGCGGGCAAACTCGCCGGGGCCTCGGGTACCTACGCGGCCCACGTCGCGGCCTATCCCGAGGTGGACTGGCGGACGTTCTCGAAGGGGTTCGTCGAAGGACTCGACCTCGAACACACATCCCTCGCCACGCAGGTCAACCCGTGTGACGACCTGGCCGAACTGTTCGACGCGCTCAGGGGCGCCAACGACGTCCTGCTCGACCTCGATCGGGACGCCTGGCTCTACGTCTCGGACGGGTATCTCGGCCAACGAACGGTCGAAGGCGAGACGGGCTCCTCGACGATGCCCCACAAGGTCAACCCGATCGACTTCGAGAACAGCGAGGGAAACCTCTCGAAGGCCAATTCTGATTTAACGTTCCTCGCCGACTACGTCACCACCTCGCGGCTCCAGCGCGACCTCTCGGACTCGACGGTGAAACGGAACATCGGCGCGGCGCTCGCCCACTGCCTGATCGGCTACGGGAAATGCGAGACGGGGCTAGGAAAAGTGACGCCCAACGAGGCGGTCATGCGCGAGGAGCTAGAGGAGAACCCGGAGGTGATCGGCGAAGCAGTGCAAACGATTCTCCGACGGGAGGGTCACACCGACGCCTACGAGCGGGTGAAGGCACTGACGCGCGGGCGGCGCACATCTCTCGACGACTTCAAAGAGCTCTTTCGGGAGCTCGACGTCGACGAGCGGACTCGCGAGGAGCTCCTCGCCCTGTCCCCGGCCGGCTACACCGGGCTGGCCGACGAGCTGGTCGACGACCTCAACGGTTAGGAGTCCGCAGAACCCACTCGACGCATGAACGTCGTTTCGACCTCACCCTCGGGAACGGAGATCCTGTGTGCGCTCGGGATCGACCCGGTCGCCGTCTCGCACGCCTGTGACTACCCGCCGCGAGTGAAGGAGCTCCCGTCGATCGATTTCTCCAGAGTGCGCGGCGGGTCGAGCGCCGAACGCCACGACCGCGTTCGGACCGTGAGCGCCGAGGGGACCGTCTACCGCCTCAACGTCGGGACGCTTCGCGACGCCGAGCCCGACCTGATCCTGAGCCAGGAGGTCTGTGGGGTCTGTGCGGTCGATACGACCCTCGTCGACGAGGTCCTCGGTGACTTGGACGGCGATCCCGACGTGGTCGGTCTGCACGCCAACGAGTTGGAGGACCTCTTCTCGTGTATCGAGCGGGTCGGCGAGGCCGTCGGACGCGAGAAACGGGCGGAGGAGCTGAACGCGGCGCTTCGCGATCGATTGGCGGGGATCGAGGCGCGGACCGAGGGGCTGGATCGCCCGCGGGTTGCGGTCCTCGAGTGGCTCGACCCGCCCATCGCCGCCGGCAACTGGGTGCCCGAGCTGGTCGGGATCGCCGGCGGCGAGTACGGGCTCGCCGAGCCCGGCGACCGGACCGTCGAGGTCGAGTGGCCCTCGGTAATCGAGTACGACCCCGAGGTGCTCGTCGCCGCACCCTGTGGATTCGACAGCGAGGCCACCCTCGCCCGAAGCGGGGAGCTGACCGAGCGCGAGGGATGGTCGGGGCTGTCGGCGGTTCGGTCAAAGCGCGCCTACGCGATGGACGGCGCGAGCTACCTCAACCGCTGGAGTCCACGGCTGGTCGAGGCGACCGAGCGCCTCGCGGCCTGCATCCATCCCGAGGAGTTCGGGGACCCCCCACAGGACGTCCCAGCGCTCTCGTAGTGCGGAGCGGGAGAGAGTATATAGCTGTCAGCGGCTATGGATGTGGTATGGAAACTCGAACCATGCAACGGGCGGGGATCGTACTGGTCGCCCTCGCGGTACTCCTGTTGATCGGGCTGTTGCCCGGAATCGCGCTCGTCCCGAACCTGCCGGGGGCGTCGCTGGCGGTCGTTCTGCTCGCGGTCGGGACCCTGTTGATCGGGGTTGCCCGCGAGCGCCGACCCGTGTAGGTCAGCCCGAGAGCGCCTCGGTCAGAATGGTGGCCGCCCGGCGCACCCGCTCGACCCGGACGTACTCGCGCTCGCCGTGGGCGACCGCGCCCGTTTCGTCGGCGAGCACGCCGGGGCCGAAAACGACGGTCGGGGCCTCGCTTGCGAAGTACGACGCCTCCGTCGCGGCGGTAAAGGGACGAACCTCGCCCGCACCCGCCGCCCGCAGCGCCTCGACAATCGGCGAATCCGGGTCGGTTTCGAACGCCTCGAGGAAGGGCGTCTCGCGATCCGTGAACCGGAACTCGGCGTCGAGCCCAGGCACGTGCGAGTCGAGGTGAGCGGCGAGCGCCGCGGCGAACGCTTCGGTCGTCTCGGGCGGGACGCTGCGGCGATCCAGCGTGATCCGGCAGGCGGCTGGCACCTGGTTGGTCGCGGTCCCGCCCTCGATGACGGTGGGGGTGAGTGTCGGCCCGCCGAGCTCGGGATGAGGGTTGGCATCCGCGTCGAACGATTCGAGCGCGACGAGGGCGCGGCCCGCCTCCGAAATCGCGTTCGTTCCCGTCTCAGGTTCGGCGGCGTGGGCGCTTTCGCCACGGACGGTGAGAGTGCCCTGGAACCGGCCTTTCGCGGCGGTACAGACGTCGAGATCGGTGGGCTCGCCGACGATACACCGGTCGAACTCGAGCGAGAGGTGGTGTGCGCCCATCGAGAGCGTCTCCTCGTCGGGCGTGATCGCGAGGGTGAGCGTCCCGTCGGGGTCGCTTTCGAGAAAGGCCGCGAGCATGGCCGAAAGCGGGCCTTTCGCGTCACAGGAGCCGCGTCCGCGGATGGTCTCGCCGTCGCGCTCGAAGGGGACGTGTGGCGAGACGGTGTCGATATGCGTGTTCAACAGGGTGTGTAGAGCCCCGTCGCCCCGGGAGGCGATCACGTTGCCCGCCTCGTCGATCTCGGGCTCGACACCGTGGTCCCGGAGGGTGGTACACAGGAACTCACGCATCGCGGAGACGTTCTCGTCCGAGGGGATCTGCACGGCTCTCTCGAGGAAGGCGATCGGGTCGAAGCTCACGGGGACACCTCGCCTCGACCCTCGAACTCGACGGGCCCGGAGAGGACCGCGGGTCCGTCGTCGGGAACCCGTACGTCGAGGTCGCCACCGGGCGGCGAGACCGACACGCGGTCGCCCTCGACGAGTCCGATCCGTTTTGCTACCGCCGCGATGGCGACCGCACCGGTGCCACACGAGCGGGTCTCGCCCTCGACACCCCGCTCGAACGTGCGCTGGTCGAACCCGCGTTCGCTCGGGCTTGCGAGGTTCACGTTCGCGCCCTCGGGAAAGACCTCGGCGTGACGGATCGGCGGGGCCATCGCCCCGAGGTCAGTCGTCGAAACGTCGTCGACGAAGACGACGGCATGGGGAACGCCCGTGTTCAGCGCCGTCACCTCCCAGCCTTCCACGTCCTCGCGGATCAGGGGCTCCTCGCGTGCTAGCGGGACATCGGCAGGCTCGAAGGAGGGAACGCCCATCTCGATCTCGATCGTGTCCTCGCCAACGCGGGCCCGGCGCTCGCCCGCAGGTGTGTCAATGGCGAACTCGTCGGCTCCGATCCCGCCCGCTCCGCTCGCGGCCTCCGGTCGCTCGCGCGTATCGAGGCGCCGAAGTCGCCTCGCAGCCCACTGTGCCGCACACCGCGCGCCGTTGCCACACATCGCCGCCGTCCCGCCGTCGGGCTGGTACAGCCGCATGCGCACCCGCTCACCCGAAAGCGAGAGGACGAGCACGCCGTCGGCACCGCGGCGGCCGTCGACCTCGATCCCAGTCTCCCGGTCACAGTGCTCGATCGCGAACGCGCCCCAGTCGACGGCCTCGTCGGCCCCACAGATCAAGAAGTCGTTGCCCGTCCCGTGGTACTTCTCGAAGGCTACGACCATGTGACCTCCCGTTCGAGGCGCGTCACGTCCGCGAGGGTCTCGCGGCGGCGGTCGACCCCACTGTTCTCGCCGTCTACCACAACGGTCGCGGGCCGCGGGCGGCTGTTGTACTGGCTCGCCATCTCGTAGCCGTAGGCCCCCGCGTTCCCGACCGCCAGCAGGTCGCCGCGCTCGGGGGCGGGCAGGTCGTACTCGCCGAAGACGTCGCCACTCTCGCAGATCGGGCCGGTCACGGTCGCCTCGACGGTTTCGCGCTCGCCCTCGGCGAGCGACCGGATCCCGTGATGGGCGCCGTAGATGGCGGGGCGTGCCAGCGTCGTCATCCCCGCGTCGACGCCGACGACCAGCTCCTCGCCCGCGGGTTTGACGGTGTTGACTCGGGTAAGTAGGACGCCCGCGTCGGCGACGAGGTAGCGCCCGGGCTCGACGGCGAGGGTGGCCTCGACCTCCCCGAGCGCCTCCCGGGTCGCACGGGCGACCGCCTGTAGATCGAGGGGCTCCTCCCCCTCGCGGTAGGGCACCCCGAACCCGCCGCCGACGTCGACGAACTCCAGGTCGAGGTCGGTTCTTCGAGCTAGCTCGCCCATCCGCGAGACGAGTTCGCGGTGGGCCGCCAGGTCCTCGCCGCTGATCCCGCTGCCCGCGTGGGCGTGGATCCCGACGACGTCGAATCGCTCATCGGCCTTGTCCAGCAGGTCGGGCGCGCGCTCGATGGGCACGCCGAACTTCGCGTTCGCCCCGGTCGAGACCTTCTCGTGGTGGCCCGCGCCGACGCCGGGGTTCACTCGGAGGCAGAGCCGTCCCGAGAACCCGCGCTCGGCGAGCCGATCGATCGTGTCCTCGGCTCCCGCCGTGATCGTCAGTTCCGGGTGGTCGTCGGCGATCGAGACGGCGTAATCGAGGTCCGCCTCGGGCGGGTTGACCGCGGTGTACTGTACGCGCTCGGGGAGACAGCCGGCCGCGAGCGCGCGTTCGACCTCGCCCGCGGAGGCACACTCGATGCCGGCACCGGCGTCCGAAAGCGTCCCCAACACGGTTTTTGCCGTGTTGGCCTTCGCCGCGTACATGACCCGTCCCTCGGGGAAGGCGGCGGCCATGCGGGCGTAGTTCTCGCGGACCCGATCGAGGTCCTGGACGTACAGCGGCGTTCCATGGGTATCCGCCAGCCCCGCCAGTCGGGCGGCGTCCCAGTCGGCGAGCCGCCGTACCGGCGGGTTCATTCCCGAAGCGCCTCCTCGCGGCGCGTCGCGTCGAGGGTCCCGTCCTCGACGTCGAGTGCGACGACTGCGGGCTTGTACGCCCCGCCCTCGAAGAGGTCGTGATCGCCCAGCGAGGACTCGACGTAGCGGGTGAAAGCGCGCCGTTCCGGGGGAAGCTCGCCGTAGAGCACCTCCTCCTCGACGAGGTCGTAGACGGGAATGCGGGGCGTCAGCAGAGTGTTCTCGCCGACGATCGAGTCCTCGCCGACGACGAACCCCGAGGTGACCCGACAGCCGGCTCCAAGGGAAACGCCGTCCTCGACGATCACGGGTGCGTCCTCGACGGGCTCCAGAACCCCGCCGATGAGGGTGTTCGCGCCGAGCTTGACGTTCTCGCCGATCTGGGCACACGAACCGACGGTGTCACAGGAGTCGATGAGGGTGCCACTTCCCACGAAGGCGCCGGCGTTGACGAAACTCGGGCTCATCATGATGCAGTCCGAGCCGACGTAGGCCCCGCGGCGGATCGCCGTTCCGTCGGGCGTGTTTCGAGTTCCCCGCTCGCCGAGATCGGCCGTGTCGCGAAGCGGCAGGACGTCGTGGTAGGTCACGTCGCCGTAGGTCCTCGGATAGGTCTCCCGGAGCCCGAAGTTGAGCAGGATGCCGCGCTTGACCCACTCGTTTGCCTCCCACTCCCCGGAACGTTTCTCGGCGGCTCGGACCTCGCCGGCTTCGAGCGCCGCGAGGAAGGCGTCGAGCGTGTCGAGGTGGTCGGTCGTCGCGGTGTCGGCACCGATATCGTCCCGCCGGTACTGCTCCCACAGGGCCGTGACTTCGGTTTCGAGGCTCATGACTCGCTATCGGGCAGGGTATCGGAAAAGTCGTACCATCCCGGCGAGCGCCCCGCGAGCCACTCGGCGGCGTCGAGTGCCCCAGCAGCGAACACGCCGCGACTCCCCGCGCGATGCGTAAGCCGAAGCTCCTCGTGGTTGCCCGCGAGCAGTACCTCATGCTCCCCGCTGATGTCGCCCGCCCGGCGAGCATGAACGCCGATCTCGCCGGCCTCGCGGGGCGCCTCGCCCTCGCGGCCGTGGACCCGCAGGGAGTCGCCTCTGGTCTCGTCGATCGCGTCGAGCACTCTGTTGGCGGTCCCGCTGGGGGCGTCGCGCTTGCCGTTGTGGTGGGTCTCGGTGAGCTCGACGTCGTACTCCGGCAGGGCGGCGACGGCCTCGCGGACGGCGCTCAAGAGCCCTTGAACCCCGCGGGCGAAGTTCGCCGCCTGCAACACGGGAACTGCCTCGCTCGCCTCGCGCAGCTCCCCGTGCTGGGCCTCGGAGAAGCCGGTGGTGCCGACGACCGCCGGGACGCCCGCCTCGGCACAGTCCCAAACGTACGAAACGCTCGGGTCGGGGAGCGTAAAGTCGATCGCCGCATCGGGTTCGTGTTCTTCGAGCAGCGTTGGGAACTCGCGTGCGGGTTCGATCTCGACCCCGCCGATCTCGCCCGAGGCGCTGTGGCTCACGGCGACGACGTCGTGGCCCGCCTCGCGGGCGGCGTCGATGACCTCGCGGCCCATCCGGCCCGTCGCGCCGGTGACGACCACCCTCATGCTTTGAGTTCGAGTTCGGGCGTCGGTTCGAGATCCGAGAGGAGTCGTTCGAGGTCCTCTCGCACGCCCGCGGAGGCCCGCGAGAGCGGCGACCGAAGGTGCGGTTCACAATGGCCGCGGATCGCCATCGCCTCCTTCACTGGAATCGGGTTCGACTCCGCGAACAGCCCCCGCATCAGCGGGCCGAGTTCGTGATGCAGCGACCGGGCGCGCTCGTAATCCCCTGCGAGTGCCGCCCCGACCATCGCACAGGTGCGTTCGGGCTCGACGTTCGCGACGACGCTGATCGTACCGGTCCCACCCACCGACAGTGTGGGAAGCGTCATGGCGTCGTCACCGGAGAGGACCGAGAAATCGGCCTCGCGTGTCTTCTCGACGACCTCGCTGATCCGCCCGAGGTCGCCGCTTGCGGCCTTGTAGCCGACGATATTCTCGTGCTCCGCGAGCGAGACGGCAGTTTCGACTGCGATGTCCCGGCCCGTGCGTCCGGGGACGTTGTAGATGATCTGGGGCAAGTCGACTGCGTCCGCGATCGTCCGGTAGTGGCGTTCCATTCCCTCAGGCTCGGGGCGATTGTAGTACGGCGAGATCAGTAGCAGGCCATCCGCGCCCGCTTGCGCCGAGCGCTCGGAGAGTTCGAGCGCCTCCTGGGTGTTGTTCGATCCGCTGCCGGCAATCACGGGGACGTCCTCGACCGCGCCGCTTACGGTTTCGACGACTTGGACGTGCTCGTCGTGGGTCAACGTCGCGCTCTCGCCGGTGGAGCCCACCGGGACGAGCCCGTCGACGCCCGCGCGTTCGAGGCGCTGGGCGTCGGCCGCCAGTGAGTCGAAGTCGATGCTGCCGTCGTCGTCGAAGGGCGTCACCATCGCCGGGAAGACGCCGCTGTA
The DNA window shown above is from Halalkalicoccus jeotgali B3 and carries:
- the dapF gene encoding diaminopimelate epimerase, producing MVVAFEKYHGTGNDFLICGADEAVDWGAFAIEHCDRETGIEVDGRRGADGVLVLSLSGERVRMRLYQPDGGTAAMCGNGARCAAQWAARRLRRLDTRERPEAASGAGGIGADEFAIDTPAGERRARVGEDTIEIEMGVPSFEPADVPLAREEPLIREDVEGWEVTALNTGVPHAVVFVDDVSTTDLGAMAPPIRHAEVFPEGANVNLASPSERGFDQRTFERGVEGETRSCGTGAVAIAAVAKRIGLVEGDRVSVSPPGGDLDVRVPDDGPAVLSGPVEFEGRGEVSP
- a CDS encoding gamma carbonic anhydrase family protein encodes the protein MIRSFDGTTPEIADSAYVDESAVVIGDVVLDAETSVWPGAVLRGDHGRITLREGANVQDNATLHEGTDLGPRTTVGHNAIVHAARTERASLVGMGAIVLDDATVGEGAIVAANSTVTEGTVVPARTLVAGAPADVVKELDEDDRTALAADHYVENARAYAERSEVVERETVRPGETFE
- a CDS encoding M20 family metallopeptidase, giving the protein MSFDPIAFLERAVQIPSDENVSAMREFLCTTLRDHGVEPEIDEAGNVIASRGDGALHTLLNTHIDTVSPHVPFERDGETIRGRGSCDAKGPLSAMLAAFLESDPDGTLTLAITPDEETLSMGAHHLSLEFDRCIVGEPTDLDVCTAAKGRFQGTLTVRGESAHAAEPETGTNAISEAGRALVALESFDADANPHPELGGPTLTPTVIEGGTATNQVPAACRITLDRRSVPPETTEAFAAALAAHLDSHVPGLDAEFRFTDRETPFLEAFETDPDSPIVEALRAAGAGEVRPFTAATEASYFASEAPTVVFGPGVLADETGAVAHGEREYVRVERVRRAATILTEALSG
- the lysA gene encoding diaminopimelate decarboxylase; translated protein: MNPPVRRLADWDAARLAGLADTHGTPLYVQDLDRVRENYARMAAAFPEGRVMYAAKANTAKTVLGTLSDAGAGIECASAGEVERALAAGCLPERVQYTAVNPPEADLDYAVSIADDHPELTITAGAEDTIDRLAERGFSGRLCLRVNPGVGAGHHEKVSTGANAKFGVPIERAPDLLDKADERFDVVGIHAHAGSGISGEDLAAHRELVSRMGELARRTDLDLEFVDVGGGFGVPYREGEEPLDLQAVARATREALGEVEATLAVEPGRYLVADAGVLLTRVNTVKPAGEELVVGVDAGMTTLARPAIYGAHHGIRSLAEGERETVEATVTGPICESGDVFGEYDLPAPERGDLLAVGNAGAYGYEMASQYNSRPRPATVVVDGENSGVDRRRETLADVTRLEREVTWS
- a CDS encoding pyridoxamine 5'-phosphate oxidase family protein, giving the protein MTREGTRRTRPETEASYGIPSDGEGLLPWQFVAEAMEGDRNYWVSTTLPDGRPHARPVWGIWLDGTVHCGGGERTRWARNLASSPELAVHRESGEAVVIIEGTAERIDEKSADPELIERLDAAYEAKYGIRHGTPFWAVRPRKILAWNDYPTDATRWTFG
- a CDS encoding 2,3,4,5-tetrahydropyridine-2,6-dicarboxylate N-succinyltransferase produces the protein MSLETEVTALWEQYRRDDIGADTATTDHLDTLDAFLAALEAGEVRAAEKRSGEWEANEWVKRGILLNFGLRETYPRTYGDVTYHDVLPLRDTADLGERGTRNTPDGTAIRRGAYVGSDCIMMSPSFVNAGAFVGSGTLIDSCDTVGSCAQIGENVKLGANTLIGGVLEPVEDAPVIVEDGVSLGAGCRVTSGFVVGEDSIVGENTLLTPRIPVYDLVEEEVLYGELPPERRAFTRYVESSLGDHDLFEGGAYKPAVVALDVEDGTLDATRREEALRE
- the dapB gene encoding 4-hydroxy-tetrahydrodipicolinate reductase, whose amino-acid sequence is MRVVVTGATGRMGREVIDAAREAGHDVVAVSHSASGEIGGVEIEPAREFPTLLEEHEPDAAIDFTLPDPSVSYVWDCAEAGVPAVVGTTGFSEAQHGELREASEAVPVLQAANFARGVQGLLSAVREAVAALPEYDVELTETHHNGKRDAPSGTANRVLDAIDETRGDSLRVHGREGEAPREAGEIGVHARRAGDISGEHEVLLAGNHEELRLTHRAGSRGVFAAGALDAAEWLAGRSPGWYDFSDTLPDSES
- the dapA gene encoding 4-hydroxy-tetrahydrodipicolinate synthase, whose amino-acid sequence is MTAYDTYSGVFPAMVTPFDDDGSIDFDSLAADAQRLERAGVDGLVPVGSTGESATLTHDEHVQVVETVSGAVEDVPVIAGSGSNNTQEALELSERSAQAGADGLLLISPYYNRPEPEGMERHYRTIADAVDLPQIIYNVPGRTGRDIAVETAVSLAEHENIVGYKAASGDLGRISEVVEKTREADFSVLSGDDAMTLPTLSVGGTGTISVVANVEPERTCAMVGAALAGDYERARSLHHELGPLMRGLFAESNPIPVKEAMAIRGHCEPHLRSPLSRASAGVREDLERLLSDLEPTPELELKA
- a CDS encoding ABC transporter substrate-binding protein, with amino-acid sequence MNVVSTSPSGTEILCALGIDPVAVSHACDYPPRVKELPSIDFSRVRGGSSAERHDRVRTVSAEGTVYRLNVGTLRDAEPDLILSQEVCGVCAVDTTLVDEVLGDLDGDPDVVGLHANELEDLFSCIERVGEAVGREKRAEELNAALRDRLAGIEARTEGLDRPRVAVLEWLDPPIAAGNWVPELVGIAGGEYGLAEPGDRTVEVEWPSVIEYDPEVLVAAPCGFDSEATLARSGELTEREGWSGLSAVRSKRAYAMDGASYLNRWSPRLVEATERLAACIHPEEFGDPPQDVPALS
- the purB gene encoding adenylosuccinate lyase; its protein translation is MDEDHRSDPLYAVSPLDGRYATRTAPLAPYASEAALMRARVRVEIEYLIALADLDATPVEIDREGRKRLRESYEAFDREDARLVKRIETEGYGEYSATNHDVKAVEYFVRERLPEGVGTEWIHFGLTSEDVNNLAHRLLLKPAVRDVLMPALREVRDALVELARENRAVPMLARTHGQPATPTTFGKEMAVYAARLGRALGRIERASEGLAGKLAGASGTYAAHVAAYPEVDWRTFSKGFVEGLDLEHTSLATQVNPCDDLAELFDALRGANDVLLDLDRDAWLYVSDGYLGQRTVEGETGSSTMPHKVNPIDFENSEGNLSKANSDLTFLADYVTTSRLQRDLSDSTVKRNIGAALAHCLIGYGKCETGLGKVTPNEAVMREELEENPEVIGEAVQTILRREGHTDAYERVKALTRGRRTSLDDFKELFRELDVDERTREELLALSPAGYTGLADELVDDLNG
- the purH gene encoding bifunctional phosphoribosylaminoimidazolecarboxamide formyltransferase/IMP cyclohydrolase, which produces MTQVAGLASNRGRNLMHIADSAPGGADLAVVLSNHADAPVLETAADRGIPTEVVERDEGESRESHERRILDALDGYDLDLVCLDGYMRVLTGEFLDGAPLTLNVHPSLLPSFPGTDAHEQVLEAGARITGCTVHVATEEVDAGPIVTQEAVPVYEDDDAASLKERVLHDAEFRAYPRAVRWVAEGTVDVDDDGVRVEADSDERFPARRLTGEDRSTELRYGENPHQDAALYADETEEAATVVGAEQLNEGAKALSYNNYNDADAALGLIKEFEKPAAAVIKHTNPAGCAIADTVSEAYENALSTDPMSAFGGIVALNRACDERTANAITDSFKEVVVAPDYTERALSVLREKENLRVLDVGPFGEREPRLREKHLAGGRLVQEADDQHLAREDLEVVTEREPDSAEFESLLFAWHTIKHVKSNAILFAKGTETVGVGMGQVSRVDAVRLAAMKAAEHAEGKDSEGAVMASDAFFPFPDGIEEASEAGIESVIQPGGSVNDEDVIAAADEHDMAMVFTGSRAFRHD